From the genome of Vicia villosa cultivar HV-30 ecotype Madison, WI linkage group LG2, Vvil1.0, whole genome shotgun sequence, one region includes:
- the LOC131650982 gene encoding uncharacterized protein LOC131650982, with the protein MNLLSYNIRGGMSSKRKRVSYLIKSNNIDVCFIQETKLSGFNDYLAGAFWGSSDVEWTACNSVGAAGGMVILWRKGALTVNFSFVGKGFVGINILWKDKGYNLVNVYALCSVLERRLVWTSLLHKKQLIGQEEWCIVGDFNEVLRADERIGEGGSKHARGMEDFWGFVEDMDLVDVNCVGGNFTWFKDNGKAMSRLDSFLLSRNIVEEWEVIDQRIERRDISDHSPIRLNVGKIDWGPKNFRFNNAWFKHEGFMEFIKDEWGKLSFMGRGDYVLYAKLKALKEKLQVWNREVFVWIDLKMEEGWRLLMSWIG; encoded by the coding sequence ATGAATCTATTGTCATACAACATTAGAGGGGGGATGTCTTCTAAGAGGAAGAGAGTTAGTTACTTGATCAAATCTAACAACATAGATGTTTGCTTCATTCAAGAAACCAAATTGTCTGGGTTCAACGATTATTTAGCAGGGGCTTTCTGGGGAAGCAGTGATGTGGAATGGACAGCGTGTAATTCAGTGGGGGCAGCGGGTGGTATGGTGATTTTGTGGAGGAAGGGCGCTCTGACTGTTAATTTCAGTTTTGTTGGCAAAGGTTTCGTAGGCATCAACATTTTGTGGAAGGACAAGGGGTATAATTTAGTCAATGTCTATGCTCTGTGTAGTGTGTTAGAGAGGCGTTTGGTGTGGACTTCCTTGCTACATAAAAAGCAACTTATAGGGCAAGAGGAGTGGTGTATTGTGGGTGATTTTAATGAAGTGTTGCGTGCAGACGAAAGAATAGGAGAGGGCGGAAGTAAGCATGCTAGGGGTATGGAAGATTTCTGGGGCTTTGTGGAGGATATGGATTTGGTTGATGTTAATTGTGTGGGTGGCAACTTTACATGGTTCAAGGATAATGGTAAAGCAATGAGTAGGCTTGATAGTTTTTTATTATCAAGAAACATCGTAGAGGAGTGGGAGGTGATTGACCAACGTATTGAGAGGAGGGATATATCGGATCATTCGCCTATTCGTTTGAATGTGGGGAAAATTGATTGGGGACCTAAAAATTTTAGGTTCAATAATGCTTGGTTTAAACATGAGGGGTTTATGGAGTTTATTAAAGATGAATGGGGGAAGTTGAGCTTTATGGGGAGGGGAGACTATGTCTTGTACGCAAAGCTCAAAGCCTTAAAGGAAAAACTTCAGGTTTGGAATAGAGAGGTTTTTGTTTGGATTGATCTAAAGATGGAGGAGGGGTGGAGACTATTAATGAGTTGGATAGGTTAA
- the LOC131650980 gene encoding uncharacterized protein LOC131650980 yields MHENFIGRVEGFLDWKEGRDSVEWNYSEEKVFTVASCYNFYNNLRLHHGPANRNDEAFELLWKLEVPFKIKAFGWRLFLDRLPVKDLLKTRGIPIPFDDLKCSFCGNSLESSSHLFFSCLVVKNIWSEIANWVGKGDRVDVECLSNFMDWHLFFSSKKVKVRKLGVVWLATTWIIWLVRNGACFRKEAWNVNNTVWNIKHLVWRWSFCGKITHPNYSLYEFCKDPLHFLS; encoded by the exons ATGCATGAAAAC TTTATTGGGCGGGTGGAGGGTTTTTTAGATTGGAAGGAGGGAAGGGATTCCGTTGAGTGGAATTATTCCGAGGAGAAGGTATTTACGGTTGCCTCTTGTTACAATTTCTATAACAATCTTCGTCTTCATCATGGCCCCGCTAATAGGAATGACGAGGCTTTTGAGTTGTTGTGGAAATTGGAAGTTCCGTTCAAAATCAAGGCTTTCGGTTGGAGACTCTTCCTCGATAGGCTTCCGGTGAAAGATTTGTTGAAGACCCGAGGTATTCCTATTCCTTTTGATGATTTAAAGTGCTCGTTTTGTGGTAATTCGTTGGAGTCTAGTTCCcatttattttttagttgtttGGTGGTGAAAAATATTTGGAGTGAGATAGCTAATTGGGTTGGTAAAGGGGATAGAGTAGATGTCGAGTGTTTgtcgaattttatggattggcactTGTTCTTTAGTAGTAAAAAAGTTAAAGTTAGGAAGTTGGGTGTGGTTTGGCTTGCCACCACTTGGATTATTTGGTTGGTGAGGAATGGAGCTTGTTTTCGGAAGGAAGcttggaatgtgaataataccGTGTGGAATATTAAGCatttggtttggaggtggtctttttgcgGGAAAATTACTCATCCCAATTACTCTCTCTACGAGTTTTGCAAGGATCCTTTGCATTTTTTGTCGTAg